A single genomic interval of Lathyrus oleraceus cultivar Zhongwan6 chromosome 7, CAAS_Psat_ZW6_1.0, whole genome shotgun sequence harbors:
- the LOC127108278 gene encoding lipoxygenase 6, chloroplastic, whose translation MFTVKSSLSLLRSPTVFSGGTDKRHRRVFLRSHERRRVQIQAAISGGDSKSQTTTSSPVESKESNESVPRGSSGGRSSGEVINVKAVVTIRKKMKGNNIVEDRLEYFINGAGQGIQIRLVSEEIDPETNCGKSMESHVRGWLPKPSNIPYIVEYSADFTLSSDFGSPAAILITNLHAKEFHLLEIILHGFTQGPIFFPANTWIHSCKNNPQSRIIFKNHAYLPSQTPPGIKDLRHEDLLSIRGSGNYQERERKSYDRIYDYATYNDLGNPDKDEELVRPVLGDHDRPYPRRCRTGRPPTRSDPMCESRIEKPHPVYVPRDETFEEIKQATFSAGRLKAVLHNLIPSLAATLSNSDIPFKCFSEIDNLYIGGVTLRDDEYKGIMENLLVGKAMKQVVSAGQRLLKYEIPAVIKGDKFSWLRDNEFARQALAGVNPVNIELLKEFPICSKLDPAVYGPPESAITKELLEEELGAMSLEKAMEEKRLFIIDYHDTLLPFIKKMNSLPGRKAYASRTILFYTKTGILRPIAIELSLPRTHSSPQNKRVYTTGHDATAHWRWKLAKAHACSNDAGIHQLVNHWLRTHACMEPYIIATHRQLSSMHPIYKLLHPHLRYTMEINALARQNLINGGGVIEACFSPGKYAMELSSAAYKNMWRFDMESLPADLIRRGMAVEDPSMPFGVKLVIDDYPYAADGLLIWSAIKEWVESYVEHFYSESNSIASDVELQEWWSEIKFKGHHDKRNEPWWPKLDTKEDLSGILTTIIWVASGQHAAINFGQYPFGGYVPNRPTLMRKLIPQENDPDYEKFIQNPQLFFLSSLPTQLQATKVMAVQDTLSTHSPDEEYLGQVNHLHNHWINDHAVLKLFSKLSTRLEEIEEIINARNKDPHLKSRTGAGVPPYELLLPTSGPGVTGRGIPNSISI comes from the exons ATGTTCACAGTGAAGTCAAGTCTCTCGCTTCTCCGATCTCCGACGGTGTTTTCCGGCGGCACCGATAAGAGACACCGGAGAGTTTTTTTACGGTCACATGAACGGCGGAGAGTTCAGATTCAAGCAGCGATCAGTGGCGGGGACAGCAAGAGTCAGACTACGACGTCGTCTCCGGTGGAGAGCAAAGAGAGCAACGAGTCAGTTCCACGTGGCTCGAGTGGTGGTAGAAGCAGCGGCGAAGTGATAAATGTGAAGGCGGTTGTGACGATAAGGAAGAAGATGAAAGGTAACAATATTGTTGAAGATCGGTTGGAGTATTTCATCAATGGTGCTGGTCAGGGGATACAGATTCGGCTCGTCAGTGAAGAAATTGACCCTG AGACTAATTGTGGAAAGAGTATGGAATCCCACGTAAGAGGTTGGCTGCCGAAGCCGTCAAACATTCCATATATTGTGGAATACTCAGCTGATTTCACATTGTCAAGCGACTTTGGATCCCCTGCTGCTATTCTCATTACCAATCTTCATGCAAAGGAGTTCCATTTATTGGAAATCATCCTTCATGGCTTCACTCAAGGACCCATTTTCTTCCCAGCAAACACGTGGATTCATTCATGTAAAAACAACCCTCAAAGTAGAATCATATTCAAAAACCAT GCATATTTACCATCACAAACACCACCTGGTATCAAAGATCTTCGACATGAAGACTTGCTAAGCATAAGGGGTAGTGGTAATTACCAAGAAAGGGAAAGAAAATCATATGATAGAATCTATGATTATGCTACTTATAATGATTTGGGAAACCCTGATAAAGATGAGGAACTTGTTAGACCTGTCCTTGGGGATCATGACAGACCTTATCCTCGTCGCTGTAGAACTGGAAGACCTCCGACTCGCTCCG ATCCAATGTGTGAGAGTAGAATTGAAAAGCCACATCCTGTGTATGTGCCGCGCGATGAAACTTTTGAAGAAATCAAGCAGGCCACATTCTCTGCTGGAAGATTGAAAGCTGTGCTCCACAATCTTATACCTTCACTTGCAGCCACTCTATCCAATTCAGACATTCCTTTCAAATGTTTCTCGGAAATTGATAACCTCTATATTGGTGGTGTTACTTTAAGAGATGATGAGTATAAAGGGATTATGGAAAATCTCTTGGTGGGAAAAGCGATGAAACAGGTCGTAAGTGCTGGACAACGGTTGTTGAAATATGAAATCCCAGCAGTTATAAAAG GAGATAAATTTTCTTGGTTGCGGGACAACGAATTTGCAAGGCAAGCCTTAGCTGGGGTCAATCCAGTGAATATTGAACTATTGAAG GAGTTTCCCATCTGCAGCAAATTAGACCCAGCTGTCTATGGCCCTCCAGAATCAGCAATAACCAAGGAACTACTGGAGGAAGAACTTGGTGCAATGAGCTTGGAAAAG GCTATGGAGGAAAAAAGACTATTTATCATTGATTACCATGACACACTTTTGCCATTCATCAAGAAGATGAACTCCTTGCCTGGGAGGAAAGCTTATGCGTCGCGAACGATTCTCTTCTATACAAAGACTGGTATTTTGCGTCCCATAGCTATTGAGCTTTCGCTTCCTCGGACACATTCTTCCCCACAAAATAAAAGAGTTTACACAACAGGCCATGATGCCACAGCACACTGGCGTTGGAAGTTAGCAAAAGCTCATGCTTGCTCAAATGATGCTGGCATCCATCAATTAGTAAATCATTG GTTAAGGACTCATGCATGCATGGAGCCATATATAATTGCTACTCATAGACAATTAAGCTCAATGCACCCCATTTACAAGTTGCTACATCCTCATTTGCGCTATACAATGGAAATTAATGCACTTGCTAGGCAAAATTTAATTAATGGAGGGGGTGTAATTGAAGCATGTTTCAGTCCTGGAAAATATGCCATGGAGCTTAGTTCAGCAGCTTACAAGAACATGTGGAGATTTGATATGGAGTCTCTCCCAGCAGATCTTATTCGGAG GGGCATGGCAGTAGAAGACCCTTCAATGCCTTTTGGTGTAAAACTTGTGATTGATGACTACCCTTATGCTGCAGATGGACTCCTAATCTGGTCTGCCATTAAAGAATGGGTAGAATCTTATGTTGAACACTTCTATTCCGAATCAAATTCAATCGCATCCGACGTTGAGCTCCAAGAATGGTGGAGTGAAATCAAGTTTAAGGGTCACCATGACAAAAGGAATGAACCTTGGTGGCCTAAACTAGATACCAAAGAGGACCTTTCTGGCATACTTACAACAATTATATGGGTTGCTTCAGGTCAACACGCTGCTATCAATTTTGGACAATACCCTTTCGGAGGGTATGTGCCTAACCGTCCTACCCTCATGAGAAAACTTATCCCTCAAGAAAATGATCCTGATTATGAGAAGTTTATTCAAAATCCTCAGCTTTTCTTTCTATCATCATTGCCTACTCAACTTCAAGCTACCAAAGTAATGGCTGTTCAGGACACATTGTCAACTCATTCGCCTGACGAAGAGTATTTGGGACAAGTGAATCATCTGCACAATCATTGGATCAATGATCATGCAGTACTAAAATTGTTTAGTAAGTTATCTACTAGACTTGAGGAGATAGAGGAAATAATAAATGCAAGAAATAAAGATCCGCATTTGAAAAGTAGAACCGGTGCAGGTGTTCCTCCCTATGAACTGTTGCTTCCCACGTCAGGCCCCGGGGTAACTGGTCGTGGAATCCCCAACAGCATATCTATATGA